CGCTCACACGTTCCAGCCATGTATTCTTGTTGGTCTGCGGATTACATTCGATAGCCAGATGCGAGAACCAGCTATCGGGGGCGGCACCGTGCCAATGTTCGATGTTTGGAGCGATTTCAACCACATCACCGGGAAGTAAGCGACGTGATGCTTTACCACGTTCCTGATAATATCCCACACCGCCGACGGCAATCAGGATTTGTCCGCCCGTATGGCTGTGCCAGTTATTGCGGCAACCGGGTTCAAAAGTAACGTTGGACATGGGGACATTCAAGTCTTTGTTACTAGTCAGCCGCGCCAGCCAGGATTCTCCTGTGAAATACTGTTTGAATCCTACATTCTCCTCTCCTATCGGAAATGCGCTGATGTTTTGAGGTACTTCTTCTTTTTTCATATTCTGTGCATTTAATGAATTATATCCGAAAAACGTTATTAATGCAACTACTAAAGTAACAATTAATTTCTTCATGTTCATAGTCTAATTGTTTTAAAATTAATAACACAAAAATACGAAGTTATAGCCTTACAAGACTGATACAAATTACAGAAGTTAGTACCATTATTACAGATTTCCCGTCTTACCTGTCAAACGTTTCCGGCTAATCAACATCACTCCCAGCAAAATTACCAGTAAACCGGAAAGCTGAATAAATGTAACTTGTTCATTTCCTAAAAATACTCCTAAAAGGACTGCTATAAAGGGATTGACATAAGCATGCGTTCCTACTTCTGCTGCGGGACGTACTTTCAAGAGCCAGACATACGCCGAATATGCCAGCAAAGAACCGAAAGAAATCAAATAAAGCAAGGAGAACCAGCTTGTAGACGAGACTGTACTCAAATCGGCTTCCTCAATATCTCCACTCACAATTGTACAAAGCCAGAACATCGCACTGGCAAAAAGCATTTGCCACGCAGAACCGGCAAAATTGTTCACTTCTTCCTCACGGGAAGAACGGTATTTGGCATACAGTGTTCCCAAAGCCCAGGATATACAGCCGAAAATAAGAAGCAGGATACCGCGCTCACTTTGCGGA
The DNA window shown above is from Bacteroides faecium and carries:
- a CDS encoding EamA family transporter, with amino-acid sequence MESQNRSSRNLPGVIIAYFLIYVVWGSTYFFIGVALKDFSPFLLGALRFTAAGLILLGICYLRGEHIFKKSLVKRSAVSGIVLLFIDMAVVMLAQRYLTSSLVAIIASSTALWILLLDVPMWRINFRNPLTITGGVIGFGGVIMLYAEQLNAEWLHPQSERGILLLIFGCISWALGTLYAKYRSSREEEVNNFAGSAWQMLFASAMFWLCTIVSGDIEEADLSTVSSTSWFSLLYLISFGSLLAYSAYVWLLKVRPAAEVGTHAYVNPFIAVLLGVFLGNEQVTFIQLSGLLVILLGVMLISRKRLTGKTGNL